In the Natrinema amylolyticum genome, one interval contains:
- a CDS encoding amidohydrolase — protein sequence MTTLAIIDGQVLRSDLTVTTADVLIDQDSGEIREIGADLAAAADETLDAADSLVTPGFVNGHCHVAMTLLRGYADDKPLDAWLQEDIWPAEGELTADDVRIGAELGLLELIKSGVTAFADMYFHVPEVAAAVETAGLRARLGHGIVTVGKDGETAREDATTSLEITREYDGAADGRISTAFMPHSLTTVGSEYLEEFVPRARETGVPIHYHANETADEVAPIVDEHGVRPLEYAADRGLLEPEDFVAHGVHVDETEIDLLAEAGTGVIHCPASNMKLASGMAPIERMREAGVTVGLGTDGAASNNDLSMLDEARDAAMLGKLAADDASAVPAEAVVEMMTRGSADAIGLESGRLEAGAPADLAVIDLEQPHLTPPHDLVSHLAYAAAAADVRHTVCDGRVLMRDREVLSLEEAAVRERALEAAESLVERADA from the coding sequence ATGACGACGCTCGCGATCATCGACGGACAGGTGCTTCGCTCCGATCTGACGGTGACGACTGCGGACGTACTGATCGATCAGGACAGCGGCGAGATCCGCGAGATCGGGGCCGATCTCGCGGCGGCGGCCGACGAGACGCTCGACGCGGCGGACTCGCTCGTCACGCCGGGGTTCGTCAACGGCCACTGTCACGTCGCGATGACGCTCCTGCGGGGGTACGCCGACGACAAACCGCTCGACGCGTGGCTGCAGGAGGACATCTGGCCCGCCGAGGGGGAGCTGACGGCCGACGACGTCCGTATCGGTGCCGAGCTGGGGCTGCTCGAGCTGATCAAATCCGGCGTCACCGCGTTCGCGGACATGTACTTCCACGTGCCCGAGGTCGCCGCCGCGGTCGAAACCGCCGGTCTCCGGGCCCGCCTCGGCCACGGCATCGTCACCGTCGGCAAGGACGGCGAGACCGCTCGCGAGGACGCGACCACGAGCCTCGAGATCACCCGCGAGTACGACGGCGCGGCCGACGGCCGAATCTCGACGGCGTTCATGCCCCACTCCCTGACGACCGTCGGGAGCGAGTACCTCGAGGAGTTCGTTCCCAGAGCGCGAGAAACGGGCGTTCCGATCCACTACCACGCCAACGAGACCGCAGACGAGGTCGCGCCGATCGTCGACGAGCACGGGGTCCGGCCGCTCGAGTACGCCGCCGATCGCGGTCTCCTCGAGCCCGAGGACTTCGTCGCACACGGCGTTCACGTCGACGAGACCGAGATCGACCTGCTCGCCGAGGCCGGGACCGGCGTGATCCACTGCCCGGCCTCGAACATGAAACTCGCCAGTGGGATGGCCCCAATCGAACGGATGCGCGAGGCAGGCGTCACCGTCGGTCTCGGAACGGACGGCGCGGCCTCGAACAACGACCTCTCCATGCTCGACGAGGCCCGCGACGCGGCCATGCTGGGTAAGCTCGCGGCGGACGACGCCAGCGCGGTGCCCGCCGAGGCCGTCGTCGAGATGATGACGCGGGGCAGCGCCGACGCGATCGGCCTCGAGTCCGGCCGCCTCGAGGCGGGCGCGCCGGCCGACCTCGCGGTGATCGACCTCGAACAGCCCCATCTCACGCCGCCGCACGACCTCGTGAGCCACCTCGCCTACGCGGCCGCGGCGGCCGACGTTCGCCACACCGTCTGCGACGGCCGGGTGCTCATGCGTGACCGCGAGGTACTGTCGCTCGAGGAAGCGGCGGTTCGAGAGCGAGCGCTCGAGGCGGCGGAATCGTTGGTCGAGCGGGCCGATGCCTAG
- a CDS encoding AsnC family transcriptional regulator, whose product MRDLDETDMEILRLLGENARRPFSDIADEVGLSGPAVSDRVRRLEETGVIERFTVDVDQSQLRAGVPVFVRATVPAADIDDCKAAIADADAVEHVFVTADGEVWFYARAQVQRVREWLEGLLPDADGVDYDVTLMDDAEWTPSLDGTQFALTCAECGNTVDSEGESSRIGGEVHHFCCSSCQSRFEDRYDRLEEGV is encoded by the coding sequence ATGCGCGACCTCGACGAGACCGACATGGAAATCCTGCGACTGCTGGGCGAGAACGCCCGCCGGCCCTTCAGCGACATCGCCGACGAGGTGGGACTCTCCGGACCCGCGGTCTCGGATCGCGTCCGACGACTCGAGGAGACGGGCGTCATCGAGCGCTTCACCGTCGACGTGGATCAGTCACAGCTCCGGGCGGGGGTGCCAGTGTTCGTCCGGGCGACCGTTCCTGCGGCCGACATCGACGACTGCAAGGCGGCGATCGCGGACGCCGACGCCGTCGAGCACGTGTTCGTCACTGCCGACGGCGAGGTGTGGTTCTACGCTCGCGCCCAGGTTCAGCGGGTTCGCGAGTGGCTCGAGGGCCTGCTCCCCGACGCGGACGGCGTCGACTACGACGTGACGCTGATGGACGACGCCGAGTGGACGCCCTCGCTCGACGGGACGCAGTTCGCCCTCACCTGTGCGGAGTGTGGCAACACCGTCGATAGCGAGGGCGAGTCGAGCCGCATCGGTGGGGAGGTTCACCACTTCTGCTGTTCGTCCTGTCAGAGCCGGTTCGAGGACCGATACGACCGCCTCGAGGAGGGGGTCTGA
- a CDS encoding permease: MEATLIDGILESLRIGFGFLWTAAWAIIMGLTITSLVQVYVSKERMANVLGESNLTSLAKATAFGAASSGCSFGAVAIGKGLFAKGAHAVNFLAFMFASTNLIVELGLMILILLGWEFLVAELLGGLVLIAVMAVIVRVTLPETLFDEVRTELERHDRDHGDMTDPTCGMEGTDEHAIVTDGGETLRFCSEGCLETYRQQTASSGEWYDELRSWGGWYKLGNQYRKEWSMIWKDVVAGFLISGFVIVFVPQWVWNALFLEGDGLLVTAENAIMGVVIAVISFVGSMGNVPFAVALWGGGISFAGVIAFVYADLITIPVLNIYRKYYGWNVMLYILGVFFVTMAFTGFLMELLFDALGIVPNLAGGETATEQQYFELNYTFYLNLVAFGLSGFLLYVYRRGLGAPGRYRDPVCGMRTDDDGPNATYDGETYYFCSASCKRAFEDAPDDFAAHPPRVSDAGSSHDHH, translated from the coding sequence ATGGAGGCGACACTTATCGATGGGATCCTCGAGTCGCTCCGGATCGGCTTCGGGTTCCTCTGGACGGCGGCGTGGGCGATCATCATGGGACTCACGATCACGAGTCTCGTTCAGGTGTACGTCTCGAAGGAGCGAATGGCGAACGTTCTCGGGGAGAGCAACCTCACGAGCCTCGCGAAGGCGACGGCGTTCGGTGCGGCGAGTAGCGGCTGTAGCTTCGGTGCCGTCGCCATCGGTAAAGGACTGTTCGCGAAGGGCGCGCACGCGGTGAACTTCCTCGCGTTCATGTTCGCTTCGACGAACCTCATCGTCGAACTCGGATTGATGATCCTGATTCTGCTGGGCTGGGAGTTCCTCGTTGCGGAACTCCTCGGCGGACTCGTCCTCATCGCGGTCATGGCCGTTATCGTCCGCGTGACGCTCCCGGAGACGCTGTTCGACGAGGTTCGCACGGAACTCGAGCGACACGACCGCGACCACGGCGATATGACGGATCCGACCTGCGGCATGGAGGGGACGGACGAACACGCCATCGTGACCGACGGCGGCGAGACGCTGCGATTCTGCTCCGAGGGCTGTCTGGAGACCTATCGGCAGCAGACGGCGAGTAGCGGCGAGTGGTACGACGAACTCCGGTCGTGGGGCGGCTGGTACAAACTTGGGAACCAGTATCGCAAGGAGTGGTCGATGATCTGGAAGGACGTCGTCGCGGGGTTTCTCATCTCGGGCTTCGTCATCGTGTTCGTTCCGCAGTGGGTCTGGAACGCGCTGTTCCTCGAGGGCGATGGCCTGCTCGTGACCGCCGAAAACGCGATAATGGGCGTCGTGATCGCCGTCATTAGCTTCGTCGGGAGCATGGGGAACGTCCCGTTCGCGGTCGCCCTCTGGGGTGGTGGTATCAGCTTCGCCGGCGTCATCGCGTTCGTCTACGCCGATCTCATCACGATCCCGGTGTTGAACATCTACCGAAAGTACTACGGCTGGAACGTCATGCTGTACATCCTCGGCGTCTTTTTCGTGACGATGGCCTTCACCGGCTTTCTCATGGAACTGCTCTTCGACGCGCTCGGAATCGTCCCGAACTTGGCGGGCGGTGAGACGGCGACCGAGCAGCAGTACTTCGAGTTGAACTACACCTTCTATCTCAACCTCGTTGCGTTCGGGCTCTCCGGGTTTCTCCTGTACGTGTACCGTCGCGGCCTCGGTGCCCCCGGCCGGTACCGTGATCCGGTCTGTGGTATGCGAACCGACGACGACGGCCCGAACGCCACGTACGACGGCGAGACCTATTATTTCTGTTCGGCTTCCTGCAAGCGGGCGTTCGAGGACGCACCGGACGACTTCGCGGCGCACCCGCCACGGGTTTCGGACGCCGGCTCGTCGCACGACCATCACTGA
- a CDS encoding DUF4382 domain-containing protein, which translates to MNRRAARLVLVAALVVTAGCTGGMGGNVGTDESTDGSSSEGTGTVAFYLSDEPNAIDDFEHLNVTITAVGFERTGEVSDSDANETAGGNESDDGDESATETDENGDDGNDGDGSDERWIEYDVDERTVDLTELKGANASVVDEFDLPAGDYETVFLYVSDTEGVLTDGSETRVKLPSEKLQLHTTFTVGDGERVDFVYDIAPHKAGKSGKYILKPVISQSGTGDDVEIRDVSEGADGN; encoded by the coding sequence ATGAACAGACGTGCGGCCCGATTGGTACTCGTTGCAGCCCTCGTCGTCACCGCCGGCTGTACCGGTGGGATGGGTGGGAACGTCGGCACCGACGAATCGACTGACGGCTCCTCGAGCGAGGGGACGGGAACGGTCGCGTTCTACCTCAGCGACGAACCGAACGCGATCGACGACTTCGAACACCTCAACGTGACGATCACGGCGGTCGGCTTCGAGCGGACCGGTGAGGTGAGCGACAGTGACGCGAACGAGACCGCCGGCGGGAACGAGTCCGACGACGGCGACGAGTCGGCGACCGAAACGGACGAGAACGGCGACGACGGAAACGACGGAGACGGCAGCGACGAGCGCTGGATCGAGTACGACGTCGACGAACGCACGGTCGACCTCACCGAACTGAAAGGCGCGAACGCGTCCGTGGTCGACGAGTTCGATCTCCCCGCCGGCGACTACGAGACGGTGTTCCTCTACGTCAGCGATACCGAGGGCGTCCTGACCGACGGGAGCGAGACGAGGGTGAAACTGCCGAGCGAGAAGCTCCAGCTTCACACGACGTTCACCGTCGGGGACGGCGAGCGGGTCGACTTCGTCTACGACATCGCGCCCCACAAGGCCGGCAAGAGCGGAAAGTACATCTTGAAACCGGTGATCAGCCAGAGCGGGACGGGCGACGACGTCGAGATTCGCGACGTCAGCGAGGGAGCGGACGGAAATTAA
- a CDS encoding adenosylhomocysteinase gives MTETEYPPISEQLDDLESAREEGRRKMDWAAQHMPILEHVREEFVANQPFEGERIGMAMHVEAKTAILVETLAEGGAEVAVTGCNPLSTHDDVSAALDTHENITSYAKRGVDDDEYYAAIEAVIAHEPTVTVDDGMDLVAAIHEDYPELIDGIVGGAEETTTGVHRLRAMDRDGALDYPVFAVNDTPMKRLFDNVHGTGESSLASIAMTTNLSWAGKNVVVAGYGYCGKGVAQKASGQNANVIVTEVEPRRALEAHMEGYDVMPMAEAAEVGDVFLTTTGNRDVIVEEHFEKMQDGVLLANAGHFDIEIDLEALDDLAADRYEARDGVEAYELEDGRKLNVIAEGRLVNLAAPVSLGHPVEVMDQSFGIQAVCVREMLENSDAYDAGVHDVPDDLDREIAEIKLEAEGVDFDSLTETQREYMDSWDHGT, from the coding sequence ATGACCGAGACCGAGTACCCCCCGATCAGCGAGCAGTTGGACGACCTCGAGTCCGCTCGCGAGGAGGGACGCCGGAAGATGGACTGGGCCGCTCAACACATGCCGATCCTGGAGCACGTCCGCGAGGAGTTCGTCGCCAACCAGCCGTTCGAGGGCGAGCGCATCGGCATGGCGATGCACGTCGAGGCCAAGACGGCGATCCTCGTCGAGACGCTCGCGGAGGGCGGCGCCGAGGTAGCGGTAACGGGCTGCAACCCGCTCTCGACCCACGACGACGTGTCGGCGGCGCTCGACACCCACGAGAACATCACCAGCTACGCCAAGCGCGGCGTCGACGACGACGAGTACTACGCCGCGATCGAGGCCGTCATCGCCCACGAGCCGACGGTCACCGTCGACGACGGGATGGACCTCGTCGCCGCGATCCACGAGGACTACCCCGAACTGATCGACGGCATCGTTGGCGGGGCCGAAGAGACGACCACCGGCGTCCACCGCCTGCGCGCGATGGACCGTGACGGGGCGCTTGACTATCCCGTATTTGCTGTGAACGACACCCCCATGAAGCGGCTGTTCGACAACGTCCACGGCACCGGCGAGTCCTCGCTGGCCTCCATCGCCATGACCACGAACCTCTCGTGGGCCGGCAAGAACGTCGTCGTCGCGGGCTACGGGTACTGCGGCAAGGGCGTCGCACAGAAGGCTTCGGGCCAGAACGCGAACGTCATCGTCACCGAAGTCGAGCCCCGCCGCGCGCTCGAGGCCCACATGGAGGGCTACGACGTCATGCCGATGGCCGAGGCCGCCGAAGTGGGCGACGTCTTCCTGACGACGACGGGTAACCGCGACGTCATCGTCGAGGAGCACTTCGAGAAGATGCAGGACGGCGTCTTGCTCGCCAACGCGGGCCACTTCGACATCGAGATCGATCTCGAGGCGTTAGACGACCTCGCGGCCGACCGCTACGAGGCCCGCGACGGCGTCGAGGCCTACGAACTCGAGGACGGCCGCAAACTGAACGTCATCGCCGAGGGCCGTCTGGTCAATCTCGCCGCGCCCGTCTCGCTGGGCCACCCAGTCGAGGTCATGGACCAGAGCTTCGGCATTCAGGCAGTCTGTGTGCGAGAGATGCTCGAGAACAGTGACGCCTACGACGCCGGCGTCCACGACGTTCCCGACGACCTCGACCGCGAGATCGCCGAGATCAAACTCGAGGCCGAGGGCGTCGACTTCGATTCGCTGACCGAGACCCAGCGCGAGTACATGGACTCCTGGGACCACGGGACGTAA
- a CDS encoding heavy metal translocating P-type ATPase, which yields MSTRTAHLAIRGMSCANCSQTISDALESLDGVDEANANFATDEGTVEYDPDEVSLSEIYAAIDEAGYEADRSSRSIGISDMTCANCAETNESALESVPGVIEAEVNYATDEASVAYNPADASLGDLYAAIEDAGYTPVRDEGGEGDESDQERRDAARQAEIRKQRRLTIFGAILSAPFLFFLANRFLLGGAVLPETIFGVEFGWVEFLLATPVYVLLGREFLENSYTALVRNRTANMDVLIALGSSTAYFYSLVVLLDLLAGNLYFDTAAMILVFITLGNYLEARSKGQAGDALRKLLEMEAETATLVDEDGNETEVPLEDVSVGDRMKVRPGEKVPTDGVVVDGQSAVDESMVTGESVPVEKESGDEVIGSTINENGVLVVEATKVGEDTALQGIVQTVKEAQSRQPEIQNLADRISAYFVPAVILNATFWGLVWFLFSGTLAGVVGALPLWGLVGGGPAALSTFEFAVVVFASSVLIACPCALGLATPAATMVGSTLGAQNGVLFKGGDILERARDVDTVVFDKTGTLTTGEMTLTDVVALEDEGDRAAADGGNAAADGGAVAARTRLDRDEVLRLAASAERDSEHPLARAIVEGAEERGLALSDPESFENVPGQGVRTTVDGREVLVGNRRLLESEGVDPAPAESEMERLEREGKTAMLVAVDGAVAGVVADADTVKESSAEAVGELRERGLDVMMITGDNERTARAVAERVGIDPDNVRAGVLPEDKADAVEDIQSTGRKAMMVGDGVNDAPALAVAHVGTAIGSGTDVAIEAADVTLMRDDPFDVVKAIRISEATLAKIKQNLVWALGYNTAMIPLASLGLLQPVLAAGAMALSSVSVLSNSLLFRRYTPNRDYELLGRLRR from the coding sequence ATGAGCACCCGGACCGCACACCTGGCCATCCGGGGCATGAGCTGTGCGAACTGCTCGCAGACGATCAGCGATGCCCTGGAATCCCTCGACGGCGTGGACGAGGCGAACGCGAACTTCGCCACGGACGAGGGAACCGTCGAGTACGACCCCGACGAGGTATCGCTGTCCGAGATCTATGCGGCGATCGACGAAGCCGGCTACGAGGCCGACCGCTCGAGTCGCTCGATCGGGATCTCGGACATGACCTGCGCGAACTGCGCGGAGACCAACGAGTCGGCCCTCGAGTCCGTCCCCGGCGTTATCGAGGCGGAGGTCAACTACGCGACCGACGAGGCGTCCGTCGCGTACAACCCGGCCGACGCCTCGCTCGGGGACCTCTACGCGGCGATCGAGGACGCCGGCTACACGCCCGTCCGCGACGAGGGTGGCGAGGGCGATGAGTCGGATCAGGAGCGCCGCGACGCGGCCCGACAGGCCGAAATCCGCAAGCAGCGTCGGCTGACGATCTTCGGCGCGATCCTGTCGGCCCCGTTCCTGTTCTTCCTCGCTAATAGGTTCCTGCTCGGCGGAGCGGTCCTGCCGGAGACGATCTTCGGCGTCGAATTCGGCTGGGTCGAGTTCCTGCTCGCGACGCCCGTCTACGTCCTGCTGGGCCGGGAGTTCCTCGAGAACTCCTACACCGCCCTCGTCAGGAACCGGACCGCCAACATGGACGTGCTGATCGCGCTGGGCTCGTCGACGGCGTACTTCTACAGCCTCGTGGTCCTGCTGGACCTGCTGGCGGGGAACCTCTACTTCGACACCGCCGCGATGATCCTCGTGTTCATCACGCTGGGCAACTACCTCGAGGCCCGCTCGAAGGGCCAGGCCGGTGACGCCCTGCGGAAACTGCTCGAGATGGAGGCCGAGACGGCGACGCTGGTCGACGAGGATGGCAACGAGACCGAGGTACCGCTCGAGGACGTCTCGGTCGGCGACCGGATGAAGGTCCGGCCGGGCGAGAAGGTCCCGACCGACGGCGTCGTCGTGGACGGTCAGTCGGCGGTCGACGAGTCGATGGTGACCGGCGAGTCCGTCCCCGTCGAGAAGGAGTCCGGCGACGAGGTGATCGGCTCGACGATCAACGAGAACGGCGTGCTGGTCGTCGAGGCCACCAAGGTCGGCGAGGACACGGCGCTGCAGGGGATCGTCCAGACCGTCAAGGAAGCCCAGTCTCGCCAGCCGGAGATCCAGAACCTCGCGGACCGTATCTCGGCGTACTTCGTCCCCGCGGTCATCCTCAATGCGACGTTCTGGGGACTCGTCTGGTTCCTCTTCTCCGGGACGCTGGCCGGCGTCGTCGGCGCGCTGCCGCTGTGGGGACTGGTCGGCGGCGGTCCGGCCGCCCTCTCGACGTTCGAGTTCGCCGTCGTCGTCTTCGCCTCGTCCGTGCTGATCGCCTGCCCCTGTGCGCTCGGGCTGGCGACGCCCGCGGCGACGATGGTCGGCTCCACGCTGGGCGCGCAAAACGGCGTCCTGTTCAAGGGCGGTGACATCTTGGAGCGCGCGCGAGATGTCGACACCGTCGTCTTCGACAAGACCGGGACGCTGACGACCGGCGAGATGACCCTGACCGACGTGGTCGCGCTCGAGGACGAGGGCGACCGAGCGGCCGCCGACGGCGGCAATGCCGCGGCCGATGGAGGAGCGGTGGCCGCTCGAACGAGGCTCGATCGGGACGAGGTGCTCCGACTCGCCGCCAGCGCCGAGCGCGACAGCGAACACCCGCTCGCCCGAGCCATCGTCGAGGGTGCCGAGGAGCGCGGCCTCGCGCTCTCAGACCCCGAGTCGTTCGAGAACGTCCCCGGACAGGGCGTCCGGACGACCGTCGACGGTCGCGAGGTGCTGGTCGGCAACCGGCGGCTGCTCGAGAGCGAGGGCGTCGATCCCGCGCCCGCCGAGAGCGAGATGGAACGGCTCGAGCGCGAGGGCAAGACCGCGATGCTGGTCGCGGTCGACGGCGCGGTCGCGGGCGTTGTCGCCGACGCCGACACGGTCAAGGAGAGTTCCGCCGAGGCGGTCGGCGAACTGCGCGAGCGCGGACTCGACGTCATGATGATCACCGGCGACAACGAGCGAACGGCCCGCGCCGTCGCCGAACGGGTCGGGATCGATCCCGACAACGTTCGAGCCGGCGTCCTCCCCGAGGACAAGGCCGACGCGGTCGAGGACATTCAGTCGACGGGTCGCAAGGCGATGATGGTCGGCGACGGGGTCAACGACGCGCCTGCGCTGGCCGTCGCCCACGTCGGCACCGCAATCGGCTCCGGGACGGACGTGGCCATCGAGGCGGCGGACGTGACGCTGATGCGCGACGACCCCTTCGACGTGGTGAAGGCGATTCGCATCTCGGAGGCGACGCTGGCGAAGATCAAGCAGAACCTCGTCTGGGCGCTGGGATACAACACCGCGATGATCCCGCTGGCCTCGCTCGGGCTGCTCCAACCGGTGTTAGCGGCCGGCGCGATGGCGCTGTCGTCCGTCTCGGTCCTCTCGAACAGCCTGCTGTTCCGCCGGTACACGCCGAACCGCGACTACGAACTGCTCGGTCGGCTCCGGCGCTGA
- a CDS encoding stage II sporulation protein M, whose translation MDSGLQHDHERRAGGYPPREALADAWDEHSRYVGFAAGLFAFGIVVGVLLMLAGYNLLEIIEEMVGEPLFPDIGSESNVDLARFLLVNNTRAFLLSIVGALSLGLLTAWAMVFNGVIVGNVGAYVTRDVGLDYILVGLLPHGIFELPALFIAAGVGFRLLYRFGQRIRGTRDAVFTRPYLYRTGLLVLAGWLLLVVAALVEAFVTPVLLETLFAERLEGMSTAA comes from the coding sequence ATGGATTCAGGTCTACAGCACGACCACGAGCGCCGGGCCGGCGGCTATCCGCCCCGCGAGGCGCTCGCGGACGCCTGGGACGAACACAGTCGCTACGTCGGGTTCGCCGCCGGTCTGTTCGCGTTCGGGATCGTCGTCGGCGTCCTCCTCATGCTCGCGGGCTACAACCTGCTCGAGATCATCGAGGAGATGGTCGGAGAACCGCTGTTCCCGGACATCGGTAGTGAGAGCAACGTCGATCTGGCGCGCTTTCTGCTCGTGAACAACACCCGTGCGTTCCTGCTATCGATCGTCGGTGCGCTGAGCCTCGGCCTCCTGACGGCCTGGGCGATGGTGTTCAACGGCGTTATCGTCGGGAACGTCGGCGCGTACGTCACCAGGGACGTCGGTCTCGATTACATCCTCGTGGGGCTGCTCCCCCACGGGATCTTCGAGCTTCCGGCGCTGTTCATCGCCGCCGGCGTCGGTTTCCGACTCCTCTATCGGTTCGGCCAGCGAATTCGCGGCACCCGCGACGCCGTCTTCACGAGGCCCTATCTCTACCGGACGGGGCTCCTCGTCCTCGCCGGCTGGCTACTGCTCGTCGTCGCTGCTCTGGTCGAGGCCTTCGTCACGCCCGTTCTCCTCGAGACCCTCTTCGCCGAGCGACTCGAGGGGATGAGTACCGCCGCTTGA
- a CDS encoding CopZ family metallochaperone: protein MSQTITVEGMSCEHCEQTVEDALEDVAGVESVDVDRDAEQATVEGDAETADLVSAVNDAGYDATA from the coding sequence ATGAGTCAGACGATCACCGTCGAAGGCATGTCCTGCGAACACTGCGAGCAGACCGTCGAAGACGCGCTCGAGGATGTAGCGGGCGTCGAGTCGGTCGACGTGGATCGCGACGCAGAGCAGGCGACAGTCGAGGGGGATGCAGAGACCGCGGATCTCGTCAGCGCGGTCAATGACGCCGGTTACGACGCAACGGCGTAG
- a CDS encoding ABC transporter permease subunit, whose protein sequence is MTVSWRDVARKDFEDAARSRLLWGLIAVFVAFLVMSLLSAEQLFPEPVTVDAALALSGVAMLAQLFVPGIALVAGYMAVVGERRSGSLRVLLSYPFSRGEIVAGKLAGRLLVTGTALAVGFAVASVLVVALYGVPGVTTFAGFVATGVLLGLTFTALAVGGSAAASTQGRARTLTIGSFVGMVFFWKPVVVGIYYAVTGSLPGIQAEPWYFLLKRLNPLEAYRVIAGAVLDERVDAVPEFPLEDVPVNAPAETLELSNRLAGEVPFYLADWFSVVVLLAWGLVPVVAGYRRFEDADLG, encoded by the coding sequence ATGACGGTCTCCTGGCGAGACGTCGCCCGGAAGGACTTCGAGGACGCGGCGCGCTCGCGGCTGCTGTGGGGGCTCATCGCCGTCTTCGTCGCCTTCCTGGTGATGTCGCTGCTCTCGGCCGAACAGCTCTTCCCGGAGCCCGTGACCGTCGACGCCGCGCTGGCGCTTTCCGGCGTGGCGATGCTCGCGCAGTTGTTCGTCCCGGGAATCGCGCTGGTCGCCGGCTACATGGCCGTGGTCGGCGAGCGGCGGTCCGGGAGCCTGCGAGTGCTGTTGAGCTACCCGTTCTCCAGGGGAGAGATAGTGGCCGGCAAACTCGCCGGCCGGCTGCTCGTCACCGGCACGGCCCTGGCCGTCGGGTTCGCCGTGGCCAGCGTCCTCGTCGTGGCGCTGTACGGCGTTCCCGGCGTGACGACGTTCGCCGGATTCGTCGCGACCGGCGTCCTGCTCGGGCTGACGTTCACGGCCCTCGCGGTCGGCGGCTCGGCCGCCGCCTCGACCCAGGGACGGGCGCGGACGCTCACCATCGGCTCGTTCGTGGGGATGGTGTTCTTCTGGAAACCGGTCGTCGTCGGGATCTATTACGCGGTCACGGGCTCGCTCCCGGGGATTCAGGCCGAGCCCTGGTACTTCCTCCTGAAGCGGCTCAACCCGCTCGAGGCCTACCGCGTCATCGCGGGCGCCGTCCTCGACGAGCGGGTCGACGCGGTCCCCGAGTTCCCGCTCGAGGACGTTCCCGTGAACGCGCCGGCCGAGACGCTCGAGCTCTCGAACCGGCTCGCGGGCGAGGTCCCGTTCTACCTCGCCGACTGGTTCTCGGTCGTCGTGTTGCTCGCGTGGGGACTCGTTCCCGTCGTCGCGGGCTACCGGCGGTTCGAGGACGCGGACCTCGGGTGA
- a CDS encoding SHOCT domain-containing protein, with protein sequence MATETNDTRLVTIVLITLGAIVVLPMVFMGFGMMGFGPMMGGMWGHGAWSNGTAPGWMPLVAVLLQLLFVAAVIGGGYLLYRAIAGSDDSDRALEELRLAYARGEVSDEEYEQRRDALERDE encoded by the coding sequence ATGGCAACAGAGACGAACGATACGAGACTCGTCACGATCGTCCTCATTACCCTCGGTGCCATCGTGGTTCTACCGATGGTCTTCATGGGGTTCGGAATGATGGGGTTCGGCCCGATGATGGGCGGAATGTGGGGACACGGAGCGTGGAGTAACGGAACGGCACCCGGCTGGATGCCCCTCGTCGCCGTCCTGCTACAACTCCTGTTCGTCGCCGCCGTCATCGGTGGCGGATACCTCCTCTATCGCGCGATCGCCGGGTCGGACGACTCCGATCGGGCGCTCGAGGAGCTTCGCCTCGCGTACGCTCGCGGCGAAGTGAGCGACGAGGAGTACGAACAGCGGCGAGACGCGCTCGAGCGGGACGAGTGA